ACGCCACCGCGCGGCTGTGGGACGACGGCATCATCGCGCCGGCCGACACGCGCCGCGTGCTGGGGCTGGCATTGTCGGCGGCGCTGAACGCGCCGATCGAAGACACGCGCTTCGGCGTCTTCCGGATGTAGAGCGCGCGCCGCGCTCCCCGCCTTTCGCCCAAGAATGATTCCAGTCTGGATAACGCCATGTTCGATACCCTGCTGATTGCCAACCGCGGCGAAATCGCCTGCCGCGTCGCCGCCACCGCCCGCCGCCTGGGCATCCGCACCGTCGCCGTCTATTCCGACGCCGACGCCAACGCCCGCCACGTCGCCGCCTGCGATATCGCGGTACACATCGGCGGCCCCGAGCCGCGCGCCAGCTACCTGCGCGCCGACGCCATCCTGCAGGCCGCGCGCGATACCGGCGCCAAAGCCATCCACCCCGGCTATGGCTTCCTGTCGGAAAACGAAGCCTTCGCCGAAGCCGCCGAACAGGCCGGCATCGCCTTCGTCGGCCCGCCGGCGTCCGCCATCGCCGCCATGGGCAGCAAGTCCGCCGCCAAGTCGCTGATGGAAAAGGCCGGCGTGCCGCTGGTGCCCGGCTACCACGGCGACAACCAGGACCCGCAATTCCTCAAGGAACAGGCCGACGCCATCGGCTACCCGGTGCTGATCAAGGCCAGCGCCGGCGGCGGCGGCAAGGGCATGCGCGTGGTCGACGCGTCGGGCGCGTTCCTGGACGCCCTGGCCTCGTGCCAACGCGAGGCCGCCTCCAGCTTCGGCGACGACCGCGTGCTGATCGAGCGCTATCTGCAGAAGCCGCGCCACATCGAGATCCAGGTGTTCGCCGACACGCACGGCAACTGCGTCTACCTGTTCGAGCGCGACTGCTCGGTGCAGCGCCGCCACCAGAAGGTGATCGAGGAAGCGCCCGCCCCCGGCATGACCGAGGAACGCCGCCGCGCCATGGGCGAGGCCGCCGTGGCCGCCGCACGCGCGGTGGGCTACGTCGGCGCCGGCACGGTGGAATTCATCGCCGAGCCCGATGGCCGCTTCTACTTCATGGAAATGAACACGCGCTTGCAGGTAGAGCATCCGGTCACCGAGATGATCACCGGCCACGACCTGGTCGAATGGCAGTTGCGCGTGGCCGCCGGCCAGCCGCTGCCGGCGCGCCAGGAAGACCTGCGCATCCACGGCCACGCCATCGAGGCCCGCATCTACGCCGAGAACCCCGAGAAGGGCTTCCTGCCGTCCATCGGCACGCTGGCCTACCTGGGCCTGCCGGCCCACGTCGCCTTCGCCAACGGCGACATCCGCGTCGATGGCGGGGTGCGCACCGGCGACACCATCACGCCGTTCTACGACCCCATGATCGCCAAGCTGATCGTGCACGGCGCCGACCGCGACCAGGCCCGCGCCCGCATGCTGCAGGCGCTGGCGCAGACCCAGGCGGTGGGGGTGCAGACCAACGTCGCCTTCCTGGCGCGCCTGATGCGCGACAGCGCCTTCGCCGCCGCGGACCTCGACACCGGCCTGATCGAACGCCAGCGCGCCACGCTGCTGCCCGAGCC
The window above is part of the Achromobacter deleyi genome. Proteins encoded here:
- a CDS encoding acetyl/propionyl/methylcrotonyl-CoA carboxylase subunit alpha, which codes for MFDTLLIANRGEIACRVAATARRLGIRTVAVYSDADANARHVAACDIAVHIGGPEPRASYLRADAILQAARDTGAKAIHPGYGFLSENEAFAEAAEQAGIAFVGPPASAIAAMGSKSAAKSLMEKAGVPLVPGYHGDNQDPQFLKEQADAIGYPVLIKASAGGGGKGMRVVDASGAFLDALASCQREAASSFGDDRVLIERYLQKPRHIEIQVFADTHGNCVYLFERDCSVQRRHQKVIEEAPAPGMTEERRRAMGEAAVAAARAVGYVGAGTVEFIAEPDGRFYFMEMNTRLQVEHPVTEMITGHDLVEWQLRVAAGQPLPARQEDLRIHGHAIEARIYAENPEKGFLPSIGTLAYLGLPAHVAFANGDIRVDGGVRTGDTITPFYDPMIAKLIVHGADRDQARARMLQALAQTQAVGVQTNVAFLARLMRDSAFAAADLDTGLIERQRATLLPEPAPADAATLALATAAVLASQGQAQSAPHAAAPADPWDMHDGWRLGGRYQRTLQWVDNGETRHVTVARQGADWTLDSGNGAQPFAWRAEAATGLARTLRITLDGRERVGTVALHADKAHVFGDGGARVLDLYDPLAHAQDTQGEHGGGLTAPMPGKIISIAVKAGDSVTKGQPLLVMEAMKMEHTISAPADGKVEELFYAVGDQVTEGAELVAIGA